A region of Asticcacaulis excentricus DNA encodes the following proteins:
- a CDS encoding winged helix-turn-helix transcriptional regulator, with amino-acid sequence MSAEEPSITEAILNAGFDISTCPVRDVMDHIGGKWSSLMLLVLSTKPHRFGELKRAVPDISQRMLTQTLRDLQRDGYISRHVFATVPPSVEYRLTPLGESLMPALRALVAWAVDNHPRIAEARQTFDAA; translated from the coding sequence GTGAGCGCGGAAGAACCGTCGATTACCGAGGCCATTCTCAATGCCGGGTTCGATATTTCGACCTGTCCGGTGCGCGATGTGATGGATCATATCGGTGGCAAGTGGTCGAGCCTGATGCTTCTGGTGCTCTCGACCAAGCCGCACCGCTTCGGAGAACTGAAGCGCGCCGTGCCGGATATTTCACAAAGAATGCTGACCCAGACCCTGCGTGACCTGCAACGCGACGGCTATATCAGCCGCCACGTCTTTGCCACCGTGCCGCCCAGTGTCGAATATCGCCTGACGCCGCTGGGCGAGTCGCTGATGCCTGCCCTCAGGGCGCTGGTGGCGTGGGCCGTGGACAACCATCCGCGCATTGCCGAGGCGCGTCAGACCTTCGACGCCGCATGA
- a CDS encoding BolA family protein has protein sequence MGKTRETIETKLTAAFAPLRLEVTDDSDKHKGHSGAREGGESHFSVLIVSEAFRGQSRVARQRAVNAALREELSGPVHALSMQTLTPEEA, from the coding sequence ATGGGTAAAACACGCGAGACCATCGAGACCAAACTGACGGCGGCCTTCGCCCCGCTTCGTCTGGAGGTGACGGACGATAGCGATAAGCATAAAGGGCATTCGGGCGCGCGTGAAGGGGGCGAAAGTCACTTTTCCGTCCTGATCGTCTCTGAGGCGTTTCGCGGACAGAGCCGCGTCGCCCGTCAGCGCGCCGTCAATGCGGCCCTGCGTGAGGAACTGAGCGGCCCGGTCCACGCCCTGTCGATGCAGACCCTGACACCGGAAGAGGCTTAA
- a CDS encoding 2-dehydro-3-deoxy-6-phosphogalactonate aldolase, translating into MTLTQRWQDTLATLPLVAILRGLGPDEALDVGDALISAGFKVVEVPLNSPQPFVSIEKLAAHLGDKAIVGAGTVLKLDDVQKLYDVGGQICISPNTNPEVIRFAKALGLISFPAFFTPTEAFAAIDAGADALKLFPAELAGPKGLKAVKAVLPRTLPVFPVGGVEPGNMKEFVAAGATGFGIGSSVYKPGDTPEIVHAKATAFVDAWNALKA; encoded by the coding sequence ATGACCCTTACCCAACGCTGGCAGGACACGCTGGCCACCCTGCCGCTGGTCGCCATCCTGCGCGGCCTCGGTCCCGATGAAGCGCTGGACGTCGGCGACGCCCTGATCAGCGCCGGTTTCAAGGTGGTCGAGGTGCCGCTCAACTCGCCGCAGCCCTTCGTCTCCATCGAAAAGCTGGCCGCGCATCTGGGCGACAAGGCCATTGTTGGCGCGGGTACGGTGCTCAAGCTGGATGACGTGCAAAAGCTGTACGATGTCGGCGGACAGATCTGCATTTCGCCGAACACCAACCCGGAAGTCATCCGCTTTGCCAAGGCACTGGGCCTGATCTCCTTCCCGGCCTTCTTCACCCCGACCGAAGCCTTTGCGGCCATCGACGCCGGGGCCGACGCGCTTAAGCTATTTCCCGCCGAACTGGCCGGTCCCAAGGGCCTCAAAGCCGTCAAGGCCGTCCTGCCGCGCACCTTACCCGTCTTCCCGGTCGGTGGCGTTGAGCCCGGCAATATGAAGGAGTTTGTGGCGGCCGGTGCCACCGGCTTTGGCATCGGCTCCAGCGTCTATAAGCCCGGCGACACGCCGGAAATCGTCCACGCCAAGGCCACCGCCTTCGTGGACGCCTGGAACGCCTTAAAGGCCTAA
- a CDS encoding alpha/beta hydrolase — MIFLHGVGSCGADMIGLGRHWAEALPDTAFAAPDGPDPFDMYAQASGRQWFSVKRVTAENRAQRIVEAREAFDATLHAVMAERGIDDPAQVALVGFSQGSIMALDAVVSGRWPVAAVVAYSGRLSSPVPWTPAPTPIRLVHGDQDEVIPFAETLQAAERLTAAGLSADAHILKGLGHSINAPGSRLGRDFLVAALS; from the coding sequence GTGATCTTTTTGCACGGCGTGGGTTCGTGCGGTGCGGACATGATCGGTCTGGGGCGACACTGGGCTGAGGCCTTGCCGGATACGGCGTTCGCCGCGCCTGACGGACCTGATCCGTTCGATATGTATGCACAGGCCAGTGGCCGGCAGTGGTTTTCGGTCAAAAGAGTGACTGCGGAAAACCGCGCGCAGCGGATTGTCGAGGCGCGTGAGGCCTTCGATGCGACCCTGCATGCCGTCATGGCCGAACGCGGCATAGACGATCCGGCGCAGGTGGCGCTGGTTGGCTTTTCGCAAGGGTCGATCATGGCGCTTGATGCCGTGGTCAGCGGACGCTGGCCCGTGGCGGCGGTGGTCGCCTATTCCGGTCGCCTGTCGTCGCCTGTGCCGTGGACGCCTGCGCCCACGCCAATCCGGCTGGTACACGGCGATCAGGACGAGGTGATCCCCTTTGCCGAAACCCTTCAGGCGGCTGAGCGCCTGACCGCCGCGGGCCTGAGCGCCGACGCCCACATTCTCAAGGGGCTGGGCCACAGTATCAATGCGCCGGGCTCGCGTCTGGGGCGCGATTTTCTGGTGGCCGCGCTGAGTTAG
- a CDS encoding site-2 protease family protein translates to MNIHYRFWLLLIAWGVFAVGLLILPLFFALESGAIVFYLAGPLTFAFIVTGWIIGVCLHEYAHAISAYREGDYLTKIRGYLTLDPVRYISWRLSFLLPMVTLILGGIPLPGAAVRIDLDALRNSRSQTKIALAGPATTLAFAVSLFIVYMALNLGGAFTAFLKGPVGLLAFFNLAAFFINILPIPGLDGFLALEPYLTGRWHHRIISLVNRPTFALVVLLIIILLALLVFAPLTYVIMNAAGVDTSDLDAAMESFRFWTKGI, encoded by the coding sequence ATGAATATTCATTACCGATTTTGGCTTTTGCTCATAGCATGGGGTGTTTTTGCGGTAGGGCTCCTAATTTTGCCCCTATTCTTCGCATTGGAGTCCGGTGCCATCGTTTTTTATTTAGCGGGGCCTCTGACATTTGCTTTCATCGTTACCGGCTGGATCATCGGTGTGTGTTTGCATGAGTATGCCCATGCTATTTCAGCCTATCGTGAAGGAGACTACCTAACAAAAATTCGAGGTTATCTCACTCTCGATCCGGTTAGATACATCTCGTGGCGGCTGAGTTTTTTGCTTCCTATGGTTACTTTGATTTTGGGTGGCATTCCCTTGCCGGGTGCTGCGGTCAGGATTGATCTGGATGCTCTGAGAAACTCGCGTTCGCAGACGAAAATTGCGCTCGCTGGGCCCGCAACGACTTTGGCTTTCGCTGTTAGTCTTTTCATCGTTTACATGGCCTTGAATTTAGGCGGTGCCTTCACGGCGTTTCTGAAAGGGCCTGTTGGACTGCTGGCTTTTTTTAATCTGGCGGCATTCTTCATTAACATTTTGCCCATCCCCGGTCTGGATGGCTTTCTGGCCCTTGAGCCTTATTTAACAGGCAGGTGGCACCATCGCATCATCAGCTTGGTGAATCGTCCTACGTTCGCTTTGGTGGTGCTACTGATCATAATTTTACTGGCCCTTTTGGTGTTCGCGCCTTTGACTTATGTCATTATGAACGCCGCTGGCGTCGATACTTCCGATCTCGATGCCGCCATGGAGAGTTTTCGGTTCTGGACAAAGGGAATTTAG
- a CDS encoding SMP-30/gluconolactonase/LRE family protein yields the protein MTDTIIRRSKPGAALGEGLLWSRRDGCVYWVDILGNRLHAFYLADGSEKTWYFPDHIGWVIEREKGGFIAGLMSGFHELSLEPFILKHIANPFPHEPGNRLNDAKADDQGRIWAGSMHKPQEKKSGALYRLNTDLSHIEVDGPYQVANGPTFSPDHAKIYHTDSGENDVFVFDIVDGEAVNKRLFVHFPDDWGSPDGMTTDAQGGIWIAHWGGGKISRFTPDGALDFSIALPAKQITNVCFAGAALDRVFVTSAAVDQPDDREAGTLFEIPSELLRGHTGLEPQKFKG from the coding sequence ATGACCGATACGATTATCCGCCGCTCAAAGCCGGGGGCCGCTCTGGGCGAGGGCCTGTTGTGGTCGCGCCGCGACGGGTGCGTCTATTGGGTGGATATTTTGGGCAATCGCCTGCACGCCTTCTATCTGGCCGACGGGTCGGAAAAGACCTGGTACTTTCCCGATCATATCGGCTGGGTCATCGAGCGCGAAAAGGGTGGTTTTATCGCGGGCCTGATGAGCGGCTTTCACGAACTGAGCCTTGAGCCCTTTATCCTCAAGCACATCGCCAACCCCTTCCCGCATGAGCCGGGCAATCGTCTCAATGATGCCAAGGCCGACGATCAGGGCCGCATTTGGGCCGGGTCGATGCACAAGCCGCAGGAAAAGAAGTCCGGTGCCCTGTATCGTCTGAATACCGACCTCAGCCACATCGAGGTGGATGGGCCTTATCAGGTGGCCAATGGCCCGACCTTCTCGCCCGATCATGCCAAAATCTATCACACCGACTCAGGCGAAAACGACGTGTTCGTCTTCGACATCGTGGACGGCGAAGCGGTCAACAAGCGCCTATTTGTGCACTTCCCCGACGACTGGGGCTCGCCCGACGGCATGACCACCGACGCGCAGGGCGGCATCTGGATCGCCCACTGGGGCGGCGGCAAGATCAGCCGCTTCACGCCGGACGGCGCGCTCGATTTTTCGATCGCCCTGCCTGCCAAACAGATCACCAATGTCTGCTTCGCCGGTGCGGCGCTGGACCGCGTCTTCGTCACCTCCGCCGCCGTCGATCAGCCCGATGATCGTGAAGCGGGGACTTTGTTTGAAATCCCAAGTGAACTGTTGCGGGGTCATACCGGCCTTGAACCGCAAAAGTTCAAGGGGTAG
- a CDS encoding 3-hydroxyacyl-CoA dehydrogenase NAD-binding domain-containing protein, with protein sequence MECFKTELDADGILLCTFDVPGKTMNTFTKQALADLLAIAERAKTDAEVKGVVITSGKTTGFCAGADLEEMLGGAWEAKSDPNDPEGALKAGFAAAFEMNRVYRQLETCGKPVAVALNGLALGGGLELALACHYRVLNDGPKTQVGLPEIKIGLFPGGGGSQRLTRLIGAQAALMAMSEGKSFKPKDALSAGIVHEVVPVGQEVEAAKNWIKTKGDPVALWDKKDYKLPGGGPYHPAGAQIFIMANALLRKQSYGNYPAVVNLMRAVYEGLQLPFDSAIKVESRYFVNTLQTPQAKAMIRTFFFSMQQLGKGSGRPAGVEKTDPKQVAVLGAGMMGAGIAYVSAQAGIRVILIDRDQAAADKGKAHCEGLVKKAVSRGKMTPEKAQALLDLIVPTPDYTQIAGSDLVVEAVFENTELKEKVTKDAEAQLYTGDKAETAIFGTNTSTIPISLLAKASVDASKFIGIHFFSPVDKMMLVEIIRGKETSDETLAKAIDYVLKIRKTPIVVNDARFFYANRCFIPFTAEGLHLWAEGYAPALIDNVGRATGMPRGPLEMMDDVALDLLVKITSETAKAMGDAYVPIPGEKEVAQMVADGRLGRKNGKGFYDCPEAGGNKSLWPGLSDKFAPTITDSTPELAEDIRKRLLYIQAVTAARCFEEGVISDPREADVGSILGWGFAPWSGGIVSLIDAIGTAKFVEELDELTAKYGDRFAPPQLLRDMAEKSETFYGRFGKTDAAKAA encoded by the coding sequence ATGGAATGCTTCAAAACCGAACTCGACGCCGATGGAATCCTGCTCTGCACCTTCGACGTGCCGGGCAAGACGATGAACACCTTTACCAAGCAGGCCCTGGCTGATCTTCTGGCCATTGCCGAGCGCGCCAAGACCGACGCCGAGGTCAAGGGCGTGGTGATCACGTCCGGTAAAACAACCGGCTTCTGCGCCGGGGCTGACCTTGAAGAAATGCTGGGCGGGGCGTGGGAAGCCAAGTCAGACCCCAACGATCCCGAAGGCGCGCTGAAGGCCGGCTTCGCCGCCGCCTTTGAGATGAACCGCGTCTATCGCCAGCTTGAAACCTGCGGCAAGCCGGTGGCGGTGGCGCTTAACGGGCTGGCGCTGGGCGGCGGTCTGGAACTGGCGCTCGCCTGTCACTACCGCGTGCTGAATGACGGCCCCAAGACGCAGGTGGGCCTGCCGGAAATCAAGATCGGTCTTTTCCCCGGCGGCGGCGGCTCGCAACGCCTGACGCGCCTGATCGGGGCACAGGCGGCGCTGATGGCCATGTCGGAAGGCAAGAGTTTCAAGCCGAAGGACGCCCTGTCTGCCGGTATCGTACACGAGGTGGTGCCGGTCGGTCAGGAGGTCGAGGCGGCCAAAAACTGGATCAAAACCAAGGGCGATCCGGTCGCCCTGTGGGATAAGAAGGACTACAAGCTGCCCGGCGGCGGCCCCTACCATCCGGCCGGCGCGCAAATATTCATCATGGCCAATGCCCTGCTGCGCAAGCAGTCCTATGGCAACTATCCCGCCGTGGTGAACCTGATGCGCGCCGTCTATGAAGGCCTGCAACTGCCGTTCGATAGCGCCATCAAGGTCGAAAGCCGCTATTTCGTCAACACCCTGCAAACCCCGCAGGCCAAGGCGATGATCCGCACCTTCTTCTTCTCCATGCAGCAACTGGGCAAGGGCTCCGGCCGCCCGGCGGGCGTGGAAAAGACTGATCCCAAGCAGGTGGCCGTTCTCGGCGCCGGCATGATGGGGGCGGGGATTGCCTATGTCTCGGCGCAGGCCGGTATCCGCGTCATCCTGATTGATCGGGATCAGGCGGCCGCCGATAAAGGGAAGGCGCATTGCGAAGGTCTGGTCAAAAAGGCCGTATCACGCGGCAAGATGACCCCGGAAAAGGCGCAGGCCCTGCTCGACCTGATCGTGCCGACACCGGACTACACGCAGATTGCCGGTTCCGATCTGGTCGTCGAAGCGGTGTTTGAAAACACCGAACTGAAGGAAAAGGTCACCAAGGACGCCGAAGCCCAGCTCTATACGGGCGATAAGGCCGAAACGGCGATCTTTGGCACCAATACCTCGACCATCCCCATTTCGCTGTTGGCCAAGGCGTCGGTCGATGCGTCGAAATTCATCGGCATCCACTTCTTCTCGCCGGTGGACAAGATGATGCTGGTCGAAATCATCCGAGGTAAAGAGACCTCGGACGAGACTCTGGCCAAGGCCATCGACTACGTGCTGAAGATCCGTAAGACGCCGATCGTCGTCAATGACGCGCGCTTCTTCTACGCCAACCGCTGCTTCATCCCGTTCACCGCCGAAGGCCTGCACCTGTGGGCCGAAGGCTATGCCCCGGCCCTGATCGACAATGTCGGTCGCGCCACGGGGATGCCGCGCGGGCCTCTGGAGATGATGGACGATGTGGCGCTTGACCTTCTGGTCAAGATCACCTCCGAAACCGCCAAGGCCATGGGCGATGCCTATGTGCCCATCCCCGGCGAAAAGGAGGTGGCGCAGATGGTCGCCGACGGGCGTCTGGGGCGCAAGAACGGCAAGGGCTTCTACGACTGTCCGGAAGCGGGCGGTAACAAGAGCCTGTGGCCGGGCCTGTCGGACAAGTTCGCGCCCACCATCACCGACTCGACGCCGGAACTGGCCGAAGATATCCGCAAGCGCCTGCTGTATATTCAGGCGGTGACGGCGGCGCGCTGCTTCGAAGAGGGCGTCATCAGCGATCCACGCGAAGCCGATGTTGGTTCGATCCTCGGCTGGGGCTTTGCGCCATGGTCGGGCGGGATCGTCTCTCTGATCGACGCCATCGGGACGGCGAAGTTTGTCGAGGAACTGGACGAACTGACGGCCAAGTATGGTGACCGCTTTGCCCCGCCGCAATTGTTGCGCGACATGGCGGAGAAGAGCGAGACCTTCTATGGCCGGTTTGGGAAGACAGATGCGGCGAAGGCGGCTTGA
- a CDS encoding 2-dehydro-3-deoxygalactonokinase: MTTPSLIAADWGTTNFRLFLYDEAGQVIARHAANIGLKNLGVLSFEQALLSVLKGDFAGLEHLPFLLSGMVGSRQGWVEAPYAACPASLQTLADGLVKAPSDLDVAIVPGLFAESPGTGLLNVMRGEETQIFGILQSDPSDGFFVLPGTHSKWALVRGGKVESFSTHMTGEMFQVLKAHSILGLLMENSTDNEEVFLKGVERGMYNRAFLSVIFSVRTEALFNHIAPEHLATYLSGLLIGAEIVAELERHGKSPVRLVGEGALVDLYEKALAFAGFTDVTRFDGNAASESGLWAIHKLRSSK, translated from the coding sequence ATGACCACACCTTCGCTGATCGCCGCCGACTGGGGCACCACCAATTTCCGCCTGTTCCTTTATGATGAGGCCGGTCAGGTCATCGCCCGCCACGCCGCCAATATTGGCCTGAAAAACCTCGGCGTGCTGAGCTTTGAACAGGCGCTCCTCAGCGTGCTGAAAGGCGATTTCGCCGGTCTGGAGCATCTGCCCTTCCTGCTGTCCGGTATGGTGGGGTCGCGTCAGGGCTGGGTCGAAGCCCCCTACGCCGCCTGCCCGGCCAGCCTGCAAACTCTGGCCGACGGTCTCGTCAAGGCCCCGTCCGATCTGGACGTCGCCATCGTCCCCGGCCTGTTCGCCGAAAGCCCCGGCACGGGCCTGCTCAACGTCATGCGCGGCGAAGAAACCCAGATTTTCGGCATCCTTCAGTCCGATCCGTCTGACGGCTTCTTCGTCCTGCCCGGCACCCATTCCAAGTGGGCGCTGGTGCGTGGCGGCAAGGTCGAATCCTTCTCGACCCACATGACCGGTGAAATGTTCCAGGTGCTGAAGGCCCATTCGATCCTTGGCCTTTTGATGGAAAACAGCACCGACAACGAAGAGGTGTTCCTGAAAGGCGTTGAGCGCGGCATGTATAACCGCGCCTTCCTGTCGGTGATCTTCTCGGTGCGCACCGAAGCCCTGTTCAATCACATCGCGCCGGAGCATCTGGCGACGTATTTGTCGGGCTTACTGATCGGCGCGGAAATCGTCGCTGAGCTGGAGCGCCACGGCAAGAGCCCGGTGCGTCTGGTCGGCGAAGGCGCACTGGTCGATCTTTATGAAAAAGCGCTGGCCTTCGCCGGCTTTACCGATGTGACCCGCTTCGACGGCAATGCCGCCTCTGAATCAGGTCTTTGGGCGATTCACAAGCTCCGGAGTTCCAAATGA
- a CDS encoding acetyl-CoA C-acetyltransferase, which yields MASLSPGAYIYDAVRTPRGKGKKDGSLHEITALDLSRQVLKGLKDRNGLDTALVDDVAFGCVTPVGEQGGDIARAAVLAAGYAETTGGIQVNRFCASGLEAINIAAGKVISGEATMAIGGGVEAMSRVPMGSDGGAWAIDVNAAFPTYFVPQGVSADMIATKWGFSRSDVDTYAVESHKRSAQSWAEGRFKKSILPVKDQMGVTRLDHDETIRPNTDMQTLGGLNPSFAMMGEMAFDAVINQRYPEIERVNHVHTPGNSSAIVDGAAAVLIGSAEAAALSGLKPRARIKGMASIGSEPSIMLTGPSFATEKVLKKLGMSVSDIDLYELNEAFASVVLRYMQALDIPHDKINVCGGAIAMGHPLGATGAMILGTVLDELERTGKGTALVTLCVGGGMATATVIERI from the coding sequence ATGGCCAGCTTAAGCCCAGGCGCCTATATTTACGACGCGGTGCGCACGCCTCGCGGCAAAGGCAAGAAGGACGGCAGCCTGCACGAAATCACGGCGCTGGACCTGTCGCGGCAGGTGCTGAAGGGTCTCAAGGACCGCAACGGCCTCGATACGGCGCTGGTCGATGATGTGGCCTTTGGCTGCGTCACTCCGGTCGGTGAGCAGGGCGGCGATATCGCCCGTGCGGCGGTGCTGGCGGCGGGCTATGCGGAAACGACCGGCGGCATTCAGGTCAATCGCTTCTGCGCCTCGGGCCTTGAGGCCATCAATATCGCGGCCGGTAAGGTCATTTCCGGCGAAGCCACCATGGCCATCGGCGGCGGCGTCGAAGCCATGAGCCGGGTGCCCATGGGCTCGGACGGCGGGGCGTGGGCCATCGACGTCAATGCCGCCTTCCCGACCTATTTCGTGCCGCAGGGCGTGTCCGCCGACATGATCGCCACCAAGTGGGGTTTTTCCCGCAGCGACGTCGATACCTACGCCGTCGAATCGCATAAGCGTTCGGCGCAATCCTGGGCCGAAGGGCGCTTCAAAAAGTCTATCCTGCCGGTCAAGGATCAGATGGGCGTTACCCGCCTTGATCACGACGAAACCATCCGCCCCAATACCGACATGCAAACGCTGGGCGGCCTCAACCCGTCCTTCGCCATGATGGGCGAAATGGCCTTCGATGCGGTGATCAATCAGCGCTATCCCGAAATCGAGCGCGTCAACCACGTGCATACGCCGGGCAATTCGTCAGCCATCGTCGATGGTGCGGCCGCCGTGCTGATCGGTTCGGCCGAAGCCGCTGCCCTGTCGGGGCTCAAGCCGCGCGCCCGCATCAAGGGCATGGCCTCCATCGGTTCCGAGCCGTCGATCATGCTGACCGGGCCGTCCTTTGCCACGGAAAAGGTGCTGAAAAAGCTCGGCATGAGTGTGTCGGACATCGACCTTTACGAACTGAACGAAGCCTTTGCCTCGGTCGTGCTGCGCTACATGCAGGCGCTCGATATCCCGCATGACAAGATCAATGTCTGCGGCGGCGCCATCGCCATGGGCCACCCGCTGGGGGCCACGGGCGCCATGATCCTCGGCACCGTGCTCGACGAGCTTGAGCGCACGGGCAAGGGGACGGCACTGGTCACGCTGTGCGTCGGCGGTGGCATGGCCACGGCCACGGTCATCGAGCGGATTTAA